From the genome of bacterium:
ATTAGCCGCATCCACATCCGCATCAACCATTACCTTATTTTTGGCAAGAACTGCAAATGAAGCGGTTACTACCGTTTTGCCTGTGCCGCCTTTACCGCTGATTATTAATATTTGTTTCATTTGTTATATCCTGAAATATCCTTCTGCCTCGGCAAAAACCGTATCGCCTATTTTTATTTTGGCATTTGCCTTATAAAAGTGTCTTGCAGTATCATCGGTAACCGCAATAACAATAAAATTTTCGTTCACGGGAAGACTTCTTCTGAAACTCACATTCAATTTAGCTGTTTTTAACGATAACCCGTCCTTTTGCAAAAACAGATTTACCATACTACAGTCGAGAATCGTAGTTATGATACCGCCGTGGACTATATCATCATACCCCTGATAATCCGAAGATATTTTGAACTCGCCTGTAAGCACACCGCCATGAAGAGAAAATTTCAATTTCAACCCGTGCGGAGAATATTCACCACAGCCAAAGCATTTATTGTGAAACTCTTTTATCATATATTATATTTCCCTGATGCATCCTGAGCTGCTAATACAATCGGATACATAGTAGGTGCACTTGTTAAACAGGGATGAGTTGCCATCTGCAAAGTTTCCAATTCAGTTAAGGAAACCCGTTGTTGTATAGCCATGCCAATTATATTAATCATCTCTCCAGCCGATATGCCGCCTGAAACTTGTCCACCCATAAGTATCCCTGATTGACGGGAAAAAATCAGTCTTACCTTTATTTTACTTACTCCGGGTAAACTTTTCGGATGTTTATCTACGCCTTCAGCATTGCCTGTAATGATTTCAAAACCTTCCTTCTTAGCGCTTGTTTGAGTAAGCCCTGCAGAACCTAAAACCA
Proteins encoded in this window:
- a CDS encoding (4Fe-4S)-binding protein, which encodes MKQILIISGKGGTGKTVVTASFAVLAKNKVMVDADVDAAN